The DNA window ctgatgatctttttcacgaacgacttaacaaatttcgtagatttcaaatctttaaaagtgagaaaacgaaaaagcaatacaaatttctatgaatgaaattcagtCTTTGATTTTCAGGTCCAACTAGTTGAAAGcaatattctataatatctatTGAAACTATTTGCTTTTcttctattatttttatttaaatacaaaaaagtaaaaaaaaaccattgatGCGGTACGGCTAATATCGGTAAAGTTGTTTGCACCTTAGATATGTAAAACACATGtaatatttgttaaacaaaatgctGAATGCAGCgatataactttgattttatcaaaataatacgagtCTACGACCCTTCTTAAGACCTCTTTTACCCTACTATAGTCGATATCAACCAAGAAGCTCGGGTACGCATTTCTGAATTTTTGACACGCAGGCTTTAAAGACACttaatgacataaaatgttccaCACGCCATGGTATGTAGAGGAAGgtgaaatttacataaaaaagaaataaattatcttTGATAACTAACTGCTGTTTCGGGTTCGCTCTTAAAacggtaagcttttttaaagCTAAACTTGTAAGGAATATCCAATTAACGAcaaaacaagacagactgaaatccggGTACACGTATTTAAAAATCCTCGATAGTTCTAGAACGTTTTCCGGTGTCGCTTATAACATcacacatgcgcaaaccacataCTGTGGTAGATCGTGCAATGATCGCATGGGTTTTAGAAACGGATAAAAATGATGTTGCATTGTTACTTGCTTGGATTTACTTTCATTTATCTATTGTGTTGGATGAAGTGCCACTGGGGTCTTCTAAACAATGCAGACGGTATGCGCTCTAGATCTGTATGAaagacacacgtgttcgatgtgcatgcgaagtaaggcagcactatctgtgcaaaataatacggatgcatgggaaattctttcaaagaataaatatattttattaatttacagTTTCCTTTATTTAGTTTTACACAAATTTTACTACAGCGTGTAGTCCATGCATTGAGAAGTCCGTGCATCCtaaatgcctcgatcggaaagcaaccgaccgtaacattgtcgaccggtatatatacctCAGTGGCAGTTGGGGAGCGATCAAAACTTATATGGTGGCCAAAaccttttatgaattcatgtcagcttcaGCTTAAAAAAACGTTCTATCAGGCCATCAGGTCATTACACCGCGTTCAGTTATCAAAAGGCGGTATAAAATATTCCAAGGACATTTTtactagtatatacgtccctggatATTCTAAAGGCATgactaaattattatttttatttaaaatcattaacgACACATAAAGATTAATCAGATAATTAGTATAAATACTTATATTGCatctttttaattatgcacaatgtgAAAAGAAAGTTCATCaggtcattaaaaaaatcaggaCATTATACCCAACGTGTAATGAAataacttaatatttttttaaataatcatttaagaCATATAAGATTAATCaaataatatgcaaaaattatttaaaaaacatcaatttaatCATCTAAAACTTGGAAAGAAAGTTCATCAGGTCATCATAGTCCCATTTATACATCGGGTTCGATCTACAATTAAAAGAAACTTGAATTTCCTCGGTCAAAATGTACGCACACAAGCGTCTAAAGGCAAGTTTCAGTGAATGTCCTTATCCACCAGACCGACACCCGTTGCACGTTAGGATTTATAGAAAAGATGCACTTAAACTGGGGATTTCAGACGAGAACAAATGTGTTTGTACTTTATCAATTGTTGCCAAGAGATTGTACGTGGAAGAGAGCGCTCTCCACTCCTCCTCCCCTGCGGATACACCCATACTTGGGGATAAATACCCATTCTCCCCTTCAGCTTCTTACACACAGGATCAGCTAGAGAATTTCACCGACCCTATCTCAGAATACGTAGATGTCACAGCTTTCTGTTGGATTTTGGAAGAGGAAAGCGAAGTTGATGGTGAAACGGATGAAATTTGTCTTGAGTGTTCTGAAAAGTTTGCATGTCATTATCAGATCGTTGGGGACGATGATATTTACGTGCGACATTTACATTTGTTTCCCATTCTTAAAGTTGTTATAGGTGTGACAGACTATATAACGTTTAAATGGCTGCAGAAAATGGACTTCAGTGCTGGTATGGTAAATGAAGTGTGTAAACGTGATGTGCTCTTGAAAGTCAATGATATTTTCCTGGCACCATTTCCTGaactattttttaatgataaaaaattcagCATAGATATGTATTATCACATGCATGTGCTTGAATGCTGTCCATTACGTCAGGGGTTAATGTCAGTTGATACGGAGCTTGTTCTCTCATATATTGGAGATAAAACACCGACAACCCCAGAAGCTGAATTTGTGCTTCAAAGTCCAACCAAAGCAGTCAAAACGCTAGAGCATTTTCTGATGTCAGACTTCTGTCAGCCTCTTAAACCGCCATCATCTCTAGACTTGGGTGCTAAGACAATTGGCATCAAGAAGAGTTCTTTTAGATCCAAAACCAACAACAATCTGTTCAACTTTGAATTAGTACAGCAACATGTACTATGGCGGAAacttttgtgcaaagttcagaagaaaattacatttgatCCAATGTACATCATAGGAATGTCCAAAATGAACATGCTACAAAGTGGGTTCTTTGAAGAGAGTTTAGTCAAAGTTTCCCTTGAAATGACAAATTCTACGGTCGTTTCCTACAGACTTGCTCTAGTGAAATGTCTCTCGGACAGCATTACTCCCATGTCAGCTGTCAACACAGTGTATGTATCCCCATTACTAATATTTAATCTGCAGAACTCATGTGGGATGGTGTCCAAAAAAGTGCCATGCAACCTTAGGATAGAGGTAAAGTTCATTGTAAACTCCATGCTTGCATTATGTGAATATGACTACCAAGAATGCATGTTTTGAATTCTGTACTGTTCATCTTGCATATACAAAATTTCGCTTTAAAAGTGATGATTAGATTTATGAAAGATTTTTACTTTTATGTACCGGTAGTGATCCCAATAATTGAAATACATACCTTGTTGGTCAtagtttgaaaaagaaatcactATTTTActtgatttaattgattttacaatgaaaatattaGAAGTCATAAATCTTTGTGAGAGTTATGTCCTTTCTCAAAAGGTTTTGGACCTTGAATTCAGATGctgttttttaataattgataataCCATTCTTTGTCCTCTGATTTTTCTGGTATTCACAACTATCAGGCTAAAGAATCAAAAccttatttttaacaaaatggcAAAAAAGAATTCTTTGTAGgaaattttatgattatttcaGAGATACAACTGCACCTCTGGTTGTGAGCATGATGTGGACTTTGGATCCATCAGCTCTTCCTGGAATAGTCAGATCCCTACTGCAAAAGAAGTCAGCATTTCCATAGTGATCTCCCCTTATTACAGCCCCCGCCAGATCAAATCAGAGGCTATCAAAGCATACTTCAGAGTACCAAGGTTTGGATTTTGGTGAaactatataataaaaaatttggatatgaatattttaagcataatcATATTCTGGTATATAACTTTCTGCAATGCTAAAGCGGTGCAAATCCTGAAGATTTGAAAAGGATTGATGGATTTGCTAAAAATCTGTTAGCTGTATgtactacatatacatgtattatttatgtGACTTGCTTTTGAGATATATACATTCATTTAAGATGTTACATGAAGGAACATATTTCCTTTTATTACAGATTATTAACAAAAGGTGACCTGTTACCTGTTCGAAGTCAAGGTAAATACTGTTTTGTTGTAAAATTTTTGTACGTGCCAATGAAGATAAAGAGTAACCTTAACTGAAGCTCTCACTGTATGTTTCATGAAATGCTGATGTGTAAATTTTGACCCTTCTCCTTGTAGATGATCCAGAATATTGCTCTGCCCTCAGTGACTCAGAAAAAAGGTTTCCCACTGTGTTTTTCAAAGTTGTCAAACTTGATGGGCCACCGTCCAACTTTCCGAGTTTTATATGTGATCACAGGTCCACCAGGGTAGTGCAGGTAATTAAATTTCCTTTattgtcatgtacatgtagtttataatACATGTCCTGAAAAAGATGTGAACTTTTGTCATGTACAAACTTTACAACCTTAGGAAATTTTTTTACAGTTTGTTTTCAGTGTCTTTAAACTTGAACTTGAatgcacatttttttcaaacactttttaaaatgttttttaacttGTTTGTGTGTATAGATTGGGTCTGTACACAGTTACGTGCCCCTTCTGATGACTCCCTACCTGTCCGTCCAGCCCTTGTCATACTGGGACCAGACCTTCCACATCCACGGGATGAACAGACACGCAGACAAACTGGAGATGTTGATCAGACCTTATCTACAGCACAGGTACTGAATCCACTCTATACAATATCtgtctacatgtataatgtggACATACAAGCATATAGGTATTGTAACTGTTCACCAGTGATGACAAAAGGCGAATATCAGTTGAGCCACAGCTGGTTGCTGTTCAGTTGAGGACACACGTTCTCCTTGCATCAGTCAGTATATGTTGGCAACAGTGGATAAAACAAATAGTCTCTGAGGTGTAACAGTGTGATATAGccttaaacattaaattattatcttactgattgtaatttttacttgatatttaagcaattttaaaacatttgatattgtttgaaatttcaaatcttggttttttcaaagttttgcaACAGAAATGTTCTGAATGCAGTGTAGATAATGTAATCTTTTTGCATTTGTTAACATTATTTAGAACTTCCAGGTAAAGTTGACTCCAGACTAGGCTAGCCCTTTAGCTTATCTCCTAGATCATTTTGTGGTGGTTATGAAAGAATCTGAATCTGAAGTGTTAGCTATTTTTAGTAATTTATGTGTAATTTCATTCTAAACACTAGCATAACATGGATGatcattttattcttttgaatgaggctggatggtcaacattTCCATACACTTATTTTAAACTTACTAAAGTTGATAAACTACATTTAATTACAATAAACATATTGGCAGTGTAAAATCATTTGCATTTTGTTAGATTTATTTTGCTAacacttttatatttattcaaatttccTATAATTCACTATATTCTTCGTTGCCCTGCAATATAGAAGTAAGATACAACCATCAAGTCTCGTTTACCActtgtttatgttttttgtttgtaatcAGTGTTAAAATAATCTTGAAATTCCTCAATGATACCACATACTATTACTAATCTTGTATTTCCACTTTATTAAACACTTGTACCAGTGATTCCTCTATAATACACTACAACACCCTTGTCATTCTTCTATAATACCCAGAATATTTTCAATACTTTATTCTATTAagctataataaactttgaattCCTCTATAGCACAAGCACACaataaagataataaatatGTAATTCCTCGAAATACACAGCAGTACACTTTGAATTCTTACATGATACTTTTTCCTTGTTGATTCCAGTTTAGTCATTTTGTATCTATTGCTAAATGACATCTTTGATTTAACCTCAACGACAGGTCAAATGCTTTCATATTGATAAGGGttttttgtttgggggggggggtgcaataTTGAAAAGGGGAAAACTCAATTTCCAAATTTTAGTTGAGCTATTCTTCTTacaataaaatttagaaaagaTGAAAACCTACCTATCCCAtcatattatgaattttttaccAGTTAAACTACAGATAAGTCTCAGGACCATAATATtgttaacatatttttataactttgCAGAATGGAGTCGGTTAACCTGAGGGATGTATTGCCCTCTGTGATGTTAACCGGACCAAGTGGGTGTGGCAAAACTACTGTTGCCATGACTGTTGCTAGGCGCCTTGACATGAATGTCCATAAAGTAAGGTCAAAGTCTACTTTACCTGTACATGATATTTTACATGATCTGTACATGTTATTttaccatacatgtatgtctttattatttatacatttGAATTTATCAATTGACCCTTgtcaatgttgttttaaagtcaTAAAGTGTCAGGtttatttttgctaatttttgcaaaaactttatttaaaagcattctaagcattaaaaaaagattaaaggttCTTATGTAAGATATTCGCTAAATATAATGGTGTTTATTGGTACGAAGTGTTCATGTATGATTTCAGGTGAACTGCCACAGTTTATATGGGGAGGCATCAGGGTCAATAGAAGCAAGAATAAAAAATGTCTTCAATGCAGGTACAATATCTACCACATGTATTTTgactattttgaaatgtttgccATAGAATAGATTATAATTACCTACAATTATAAAAGCCAAAAACACAGTATTCGTACCATGGTGCCATGCACTGCTGTGGTTGacattgattttgtttgttttcagcCAGTACCTTTGCTCCATGTATCCTGCTATTGCACAGTATCCATGCATTAGGAAAGGACAAGGAAAGGAATGTAGAAGGTATAGATCATTGAATGACTATTTAGTGTGTTGAATGAAGCCCTGTAACCATTTGTACATGTTAGTTTGTCAATACATATAAAGAACTGtgaactgtttttaaatgatgcaTGAATTTTAACTTACAATACTATAGTATGCTACTATAACTGATTTTTGGGCTtatgatattatacatgtactgttaatatGCAGCATAATGTGGCTTTATATGATTTCCATTTGCCAATGAATTTAGAGTATTTTTATCAAAGAGAGGATACCTTTTgatttgttgtacatgtaccaattaTTTTGGGAAATAACAGTATGGTTTACTGGTaaatttcactatgttcacaaTTTATCTACATGAAATTAAACCCATAGTAAAAGATGcatctaatttatataaaacaggtaacctttcttttttaatattgatagtACATCTTCAGTCAATGTAGTTGATTATAAATTGAAaccaaattattttgaatatgtatACAAGTATTTCATCCATAATTACAGACAAAGGTGCTTTTACTTTCCCTTTTAAGTACCAGTATACACACTATTAAGTACCAGTATACACACTATTAAGTACCAGTATACACACTTATTAtgcccccgctccgaaggagagaggatatactgttttacccttgtgtgtctgtctgcaCGTAACAAATTTCTGTCCCATTTTTCTTGGCAACTATTGATCAttgatgcttgaaatttttatacaCTCTTTGTTTAGGTATGCCATTTGGTAGGATCCATTTTTATACCAATgggacatcaacttcctgttaaatgacaactttctttatttttagtcCAAATTTTGAACAAGATTTCaacaaagatttctcagcaactattaatCTAACTATTAATTGCAgatacttgaaattttaacGCACTCTTTGCTAAGGTATGCCATTAGGtgggattcattttttaataaattcaatgtcaacttcctgttaaatgttgACATAGCTTATTTTGTACATGCACATCAGAGTGGAGGTATCACTAGtaagcattggctcacagataccTTGTTTACTGtgtctttattttaaaagacaATTGTATAGCAGCAGTGAATgagttgataataaaataaccCCATATTTTGTTTGCATTAACAGGTATCGGTAGTCTTGCTGGTATGCATTATCACTCATTATTTGTATgcatcaattaaaaataaagtaacTTTAGCttcataattatttgtaattctattatatacatgtacttacgaAAAACCCTGAAGGAGTCTACAATACTTAATCTTATTgtataaagaactatatatgataagagttaaatttggcccccataattcaacattatttaaagtgtttcaggtacaataaaatgttatgttataatttagaggagttgatataaaatatatttttcacatatttgttCGATTTCTTTGCACccacttgcagtatatgacgtcagaaatgacgctatttctataattcaataaaaatcagtcaaaaattgacatttttctcatCTCTTTacaaatgggaaatatagagcgcatgcttgaaccaggacacattttttgtcacttattagacttggctagatacatctctgattaaaatattttgttggttcaagcatgcgctctatgtttcctgAAAGTAAAACTCTTTGAAAACAAGCTTTTTTATGccaaaatgcaaaaatggcgggaaaaggttgtctttacaatgccgtatttctaaattgttggtacttgaatcaaaatgaacattaagttaaaacatcacatatatagctgtacaaagaaaacaaagaattacagtaaaataatgatattccttttagggggccattctaggcccataccatatatagtcctttaggTATGTAGGGTCAACTCTGAATA is part of the Crassostrea angulata isolate pt1a10 chromosome 3, ASM2561291v2, whole genome shotgun sequence genome and encodes:
- the LOC128177191 gene encoding peroxisomal ATPase PEX6-like isoform X2 yields the protein MYAHKRLKASFSECPYPPDRHPLHVRIYRKDALKLGISDENKCVCTLSIVAKRLYVEESALHSSSPADTPILGDKYPFSPSASYTQDQLENFTDPISEYVDVTAFCWILEEESEVDGETDEICLECSEKFACHYQIVGDDDIYVRHLHLFPILKVVIGVTDYITFKWLQKMDFSAGMVNEVCKRDVLLKVNDIFLAPFPELFFNDKKFSIDMYYHMHVLECCPLRQGLMSVDTELVLSYIGDKTPTTPEAEFVLQSPTKAVKTLEHFLMSDFCQPLKPPSSLDLGAKTIGIKKSSFRSKTNNNLFNFELVQQHVLWRKLLCKVQKKITFDPMYIIGMSKMNMLQSGFFEESLVKVSLEMTNSTVVSYRLALVKCLSDSITPMSAVNTVYVSPLLIFNLQNSCGMVSKKVPCNLRIERYNCTSGCEHDVDFGSISSSWNSQIPTAKEVSISIVISPYYSPRQIKSEAIKAYFRVPRLLTKGDLLPVRSQDDPEYCSALSDSEKRFPTVFFKVVKLDGPPSNFPSFICDHRSTRVVQIGSVHSYVPLLMTPYLSVQPLSYWDQTFHIHGMNRHADKLEMLIRPYLQHRMESVNLRDVLPSVMLTGPSGCGKTTVAMTVARRLDMNVHKVNCHSLYGEASGSIEARIKNVFNAASTFAPCILLLHSIHALGKDKERNVEDPRVAGTFKSCVVRLRKEYIEYPVVVIGTTHSPGNLASDIHEAFLHKVDIEVPNEDERAEIMDGLLQNVSYSGDLSGQYLAQRTAGFVLGDLVALVAHAKREAYRAVLKHCKGKRECLTVEEEEDIATVGTVVQQDHFVKALDQLQEAHSDTIGAPKIPDVSWDDVGGLADVKSEILDTIQLPLQYPELLAAGLRRSGILFYGPPGTGKTLLAKAIATECSLNFLSVKGPELINMYVGQSEQNVRDVFERARSATPCVIFFDELDSLAPNRGRSGDSGGVMDRVVSQLLAELDGLNKSCDVFVIGATNRPDLLDSALLRPGRFDKMLYLGIPEDKNSKLNVMKALTRRFQLEKDVDLDALAEKCPSNLTGADYYALCSDAMLNTMKRKIQQLEAGESVNEKEILVSQQDFNEALENLTPSLTDSEIQRYRQLRDSFSNDKDHQIHDKLVTGQLLPDNIAQRVEY
- the LOC128177191 gene encoding peroxisomal ATPase PEX6-like isoform X1, with translation MYAHKRLKASFSECPYPPDRHPLHVRIYRKDALKLGISDENKCVCTLSIVAKRLYVEESALHSSSPADTPILGDKYPFSPSASYTQDQLENFTDPISEYVDVTAFCWILEEESEVDGETDEICLECSEKFACHYQIVGDDDIYVRHLHLFPILKVVIGVTDYITFKWLQKMDFSAGMVNEVCKRDVLLKVNDIFLAPFPELFFNDKKFSIDMYYHMHVLECCPLRQGLMSVDTELVLSYIGDKTPTTPEAEFVLQSPTKAVKTLEHFLMSDFCQPLKPPSSLDLGAKTIGIKKSSFRSKTNNNLFNFELVQQHVLWRKLLCKVQKKITFDPMYIIGMSKMNMLQSGFFEESLVKVSLEMTNSTVVSYRLALVKCLSDSITPMSAVNTVYVSPLLIFNLQNSCGMVSKKVPCNLRIERYNCTSGCEHDVDFGSISSSWNSQIPTAKEVSISIVISPYYSPRQIKSEAIKAYFRVPRLLTKGDLLPVRSQDDPEYCSALSDSEKRFPTVFFKVVKLDGPPSNFPSFICDHRSTRVVQIGSVHSYVPLLMTPYLSVQPLSYWDQTFHIHGMNRHADKLEMLIRPYLQHRMESVNLRDVLPSVMLTGPSGCGKTTVAMTVARRLDMNVHKVNCHSLYGEASGSIEARIKNVFNAASTFAPCILLLHSIHALGKDKERNVEGIGSLADPRVAGTFKSCVVRLRKEYIEYPVVVIGTTHSPGNLASDIHEAFLHKVDIEVPNEDERAEIMDGLLQNVSYSGDLSGQYLAQRTAGFVLGDLVALVAHAKREAYRAVLKHCKGKRECLTVEEEEDIATVGTVVQQDHFVKALDQLQEAHSDTIGAPKIPDVSWDDVGGLADVKSEILDTIQLPLQYPELLAAGLRRSGILFYGPPGTGKTLLAKAIATECSLNFLSVKGPELINMYVGQSEQNVRDVFERARSATPCVIFFDELDSLAPNRGRSGDSGGVMDRVVSQLLAELDGLNKSCDVFVIGATNRPDLLDSALLRPGRFDKMLYLGIPEDKNSKLNVMKALTRRFQLEKDVDLDALAEKCPSNLTGADYYALCSDAMLNTMKRKIQQLEAGESVNEKEILVSQQDFNEALENLTPSLTDSEIQRYRQLRDSFSNDKDHQIHDKLVTGQLLPDNIAQRVEY